A window of Carassius carassius chromosome 48, fCarCar2.1, whole genome shotgun sequence genomic DNA:
ATGCaagacattgaaaaaaaaaaaaaaagtataattctgttatttaaaaatggcacatTTATTGCTACATTACTGTTATATACAGGACAGTTCTCAATacctactttatatatatatttatatatttataaaaaacaaagacaaaaaaaatatcaataatgaCAAAAAACCGGAGGCACTCTGAAGACACAACAGCAGTATTGTTCATGTCCCTACTCCAATTCTGATGGAAATCATGGGCAGCAATCTTACTTCGGTACACGGCGAATGTTCACTCAGTTGGACATTCAAGAGACGATGCTTCAGTATCCGCTGGATCAATCGAGAATCACTCAAAACAGTCAGCGTTCCAGCCCCCATCTGATGGATCAACAAAAATCCTTCGATTTTCTCGTGTGCTTCACAAATCACAGGACACTAGCGTCTTGAAAGCAAAAACCTAGTCGATTCAAAGATGACAGGAACGAGAATCCTAAAATTGCCAAagaaggtgcacacacacagcataatAATGAGGATGAAAGACTACAAGGTTTCTAAATTACAGATTAAATACTACACCGATGCTTTCAGAaagaaaaactaaaccaaaaggATATTTTTGCATTTCGAAATGATAAAACAAATGGTCAAGTTCACAATGAAAGTAAGTTTAGGCACTGACAAGGCATCACTCTCAAAAATGACAGTCTTGAGAATAAGAAGGCCACGATATATAAATGTTCAACAACTTTTTATCTTTATCaagaatttatattatgtttCCATTATACTTTAGGACAACCTAAGTTAAGTATCCCCCTTACGGTGAAATGTTATCACTCAAGAATCATATCCATTGTGGACATTACATAGGTTATAACACCACTTCTTTCCTACATACATAATTCAAACCACTGTGGGACATTATCTCGCGCACACAACGAAAAATGAGTTGAGACGTACACCTTGAAATGACCGTATGAATCAACTAAACTCACAGTAAGCCAGTCTGATGgagatgtgagtgtgtgtactTTTGAATATTACATTCAAACAGGTTGCATTATGTGCATTGGCAAGACTGAAATGATGGTGAACACTGAACACCTTTGCCTAAGAACACTTCTGTTGACGTACGGTTCCCTGAAATCAGGAAATTATCGCGAGGATTTAAACCTCAACACGCCCCGAACCTTCATTATCAATTCTCTTTATAATTTCTTCGTTAGCGTAGTGCTATCAGGGGGCATTTGGGATAAAAGTAACAATGGGTCGCCTCACCCAAACCTTACGTTTGTGAAAATATAAGCAGGGTTTTGTTTTTCAATCATATGACGCGTCTCTTGAGCGTTCACTTGCGCTATAGACTCtccacattttaaatgaataagttTTTGTTATTTAGAAATCTACAATGTATAgactaacaaaaatatatttatttatatatattcttacTTTTTTCCCTCAAATTGAAATAATATCCATTACATATGTGTGAGGTGGACATGTGTACGCTTTCAGACTTTTGGCAACAATGAAACGGTGCAAGCGAGTCATGAACATGTTCTGGCAAGAgaaagaatattttaaataaagatgtgaaaGATCAACTTGGCAATTTCGTGCCTGGGAACGCAATGCAATCCAAGCAATTGTTGTCAAAGTAACAGAAGCTCACGCTCCTTTATGATGCGGGTTCTTCCGATTGGCTGAACTAGTCAATGGCATCGTGAGAGCTGATGATTCGTGATGTTTCCAAAAAGATAAAACAGTCTGGAGAGCTGCGATGGCCCGTGTGCTTTTCTCCCCTTCCAGAAGAGCCCTGGCCCACAGAGCAGTGGCATGCTGGGATATGCCGTCCCCAAAAGCACCACAGGTTCGCCCCACTTCTCATGGGGTTTGGTTACACAACGCATGTAAGACTGTACCTTTCAGAAgggaatgacaaaaaaaaaattcctcatATACAACCAACTCACAAACTTTTTTGTTCCGTACAAGTAAGCAGTTTGCGTCTTTTATAAAACGTAACAATTAGGCACAAATCCATGATTAAACTGACGTCTGTCTCGTCTCTTGTTCAAAACTCTCTTTCTGCAGTGGAAAAACAGAACGGCAGTTGTGGTCAGAACATGTCTATTCCTATGATCCATTGTTTTAAGGAAGCAGTAAAATACAAAATGAGCTGAGAAAGTTTTCACATTTGTGCTGGTAATTGCGGTCTAGAGTGATCATGGACAAAATCTGCTGTGTCAGTTTTGGTGGGTCGATTTGTGTGTCCAAAAGGGTGGAGGGTGCATCTCTGATTTCGTGGAAGTCACTAGATGCACACAGAGAGGATGAGAACGGTGGAAGAGATTCAAGGTCACTTCTCCCAGGAGCCCCAAGAAATTTCACTGATCTGGGGATAGAAAACAGAGATTTCATTTAGGGACTTCACTCTGTGTTGTTATAGCGaaccaaaactattaaaaatcattttcagtaatttaaataaaactactttaaaataaaagtaacactttagattaagtACTTAATGctggttaatgcattaactaacatgaatgaacaatgaacaatgcaTTTGATAgagaatttattaatctttattaaaatTAGTGAATAAATGCAACTGTTCGTTGTTTACGTCAGTTTAAGTTCATAAGATATTAACAGATATTGATCTGtatatattagtaaatgttgaaagtaaaactaaaaattaGTAAAACCTATTAGGGCTTATTTTTAAcctatttatttttcaatgttaatatagttaactaatattaacaattgctaccaaaataaaatataaacataagatGAAAAGTACTAAATTActaacactgaattaaaaaataatttaagctacttataaatataacaaaactacTCAAATGAAAAAACACACACCACTATTACTAAAATGAAGCTAAAAATAGATctgaaaatacaaagaaaaaagctaatttaaaatattattaaatactaaaatattacataaatcgTACTAAAATACCACTGGTTTTTAGACCAATAAGTGTAAAATGATTGAAATGTTATGGCTAATAAATGGCagatattaaaattctatactgttttgtcaaaataaattacataaaactaATCTGAAAGTTTTAAAAGCTGTGAATGTAGGCATTACAACAACAATGCTTGAAAAATGGATTttactttggtaacactttacaataaggtttgtTAGTTAACAGTAGTTAACATGAACTTAGCATGAACGATATTTCTACAGAATTTATTGAACTTAGtttatgttaatttcagcatttactaatgcattattaaaaccaaatgtgtttgtttacattCGATTTTAAAGACAATGGTAAAGATAATAGGCATgcattattaaatacaaaatattgagAGAAGCAAATACTTTGTACTAAGAGCTGACAATCGATACAGTAGCGATACCATGCATCTCTAATTTGTGGTGTCTAACCATTGTATACTATTAATAAGTAACAACATTAGTGAAAAAATCTAACTAGTGACCAAAAAGTGTTTGCATAACTTGTTACACAAAGTGAGGCAATGTTTAAATGGACATTAAAATACCACATGATCACATGCATCCATCTCCTCCCAGTCCTGGATGCGGTCCGGAAAGCTGCATTTGAGTGTCTCCTACCACCCCGGACACTTTCTCCTCTTCACGTCGCTTCAGACATGCCGCTTTTGGGTTCAGGTTTCGTTCTGGATGAAAAAGAGTGTCATTACAAAATGAACGATTGTTTCACTTAAAGAGAAGTCCAATATTCAATTTTAGAAAAGTGTaacttttcttttattaaaacgcatttaattaataaaataagccttaatctaaatgtaaaaccttttaaaattatttttttctgttaaaggaacactccactttttttttttttttttcagtcattttctaACTCCCTTTGATTTAatcagttgagttttaccgtttccGAATCCATTTGGCTGATCTCCGGGTCTgtcggtagcacttttagcttagcttagcatagatcattgaatctgattagaccgttagcatctcgctcgaAAATGACTAAAGTAACTTGACTCTTCCTATTTATAACTTGTGTCTGTAGTTACAACGTGTACTAAGACAATTGCAATTTTCTAGACCgttatggctaggaactatactctcattccagcgtaatgatcaaggaactttgctaagtgcagcaggcgcagtgatattacgcagctgCACCCATGGCATGGCAACAAAGTTCCAATGTTTTGTTAAAGTTGctaaatattcaataaatatatttggagAACACATACCACGGACTTGTTGCTCCAGGTTTAGGATCACATTGACGGCCTGGTGCAGGATAAGCAGTTTGGTCTGGGGTTTATCGTTGCTCAGGTGCAGCTGGCACATGCGGCCCAACTCTTTAAAGGCCTCATTGATGTCACGCACGCGCAGTCGCTCTCGTGCGTTGTTGGCCACTCGCCGCTCTTTCTCCCGCTCCACCTTTAACTCTGGCGGCAAATCCTCATCGTCTTCATTGTCTAGACTGTGAAGagacaataatataaataacactgagattccatttttaaaaattgtacaaagaaaatttattacaaattttaaatcttttttttattaaatatcttcatAGTCCAGGTACCTGCTCAAGTATACTAGGTGTAAAGTTGTGTACATAAATTACTTATAAAAGTATAAATGAATATAGATATATAGTATAAATTGTATTACTTATTATAAATATCTTGAATACAGTACTAGTCAAAAGATTGGACACACCTGACAAATGTTTTCTCATGGTTAATGCATTTTGATCTTAAAGGTTATGCATTCATTTGTGAAATTACTTTAGTAGAGAAATATTTTACAtctatatacactaccgttcaaagttTTGGAGTCCAGAATACATGCAAACTCTTTCAATATAGTTAAGCATCCCATAATTTGTATACCTCCATTCATGTTATTTCATAATTTAGCTGACTTCATTATCATTTTCAGCATTTCTTGTTGATGATACAGAATGACAATGTTGTGTCCAAACCTAACCCATTTTAGATCAAGAGATgaatgttgaattaaaaaaattagatACTGCGCATTGAAAAACAGACGACTCTAATTACACATGAAAATGTCCCACCTGTGTCAAAATCTTAGTTTTTCAATGGCTTTGAATTCATTTTGTGTACAATAACACACAGACATTTAACGTTTAAAAGCGATCAAGTGTGTATCCCAGAGTCTTTCACAAACATGCACTCTATGGTGGGAGATAGACTTACTCTTCTCCCTGGTCTGATAGACCTGAAAGGACTTGATGGGTAAACACCTCCTTTCTGAAAACAATGTGAGAGTTTGGGAAGGGGGGATGGAGAACACTATAAAACAGTATTTTCGGTGTTGGGGCAACCCAAACACTTTGTAAACAGGATTGGCCTgaataaacatttgaacaaacacaacatttgttgtAGGCAATCAAATTAAGACAACGCAGATTTGCTTCAAACCATCATTTGATTGAGCATTTCTGGTTCAAAAACCATTCAGCCATAATTTAAGgggaatgctaaaaaaaaaaaaaagagagagagatcttgTACCTTGTTCTGGTGCGAGACGGTTTACTTTCCTTCTTCTCTTCCTCAGACTTATCGGCCACAGAGGAGTTCTCATCTTCCTCCTTGTCTTCACTCTTAATGTCAGATTTGTTTGAGGAATGTGTGGCGGGGGCCAAGCCTCCGGGCAAACCTGAAGCCAGAGACAGGAAATCATTAAATGCATCCCGCTGAAACTCACACGCAGCTCTCAGCGTTTGCATTTGTCGTTGACTTGTTCGGTTGGTTCAAAAAGAGAAACTGAAACTGCTGCTCACTGCTAAAACCCTCTGGTGCTCCTCCAGGCTGTGGGGTGTCTGAAGCATGAGTGGACTGCAACAGGGTGCTGCTGGGAGGAAGGCAGGCATGGTCATCTTGATGGCTTCCAGCCTGCAGACAAGTGCAGCAAGGGAGAGTAATTAGCACATATCAATTGCGTAATATTGCTTTGTGTGTTGTGTTATTACTATTGCTTTGTGTTACACAATACCACACACAGCTGTAAACCAAACCCTATAGTTAGTACATGTTGtcaattaatattattagtatttagtTATTGCAATGGAACAAGGACACATTCAAATAAAGTATAATGAAGCTAATATACAAGTGTGCATTAACACAATATTTGCTTAAAAATATAATGCATAGCTACTTGCATGATTATCAGCCAGTAGCTATAACTATTGCCATCAAGCTGATAATCGATAATCCAAATGAATAACTGAATCAGGTTTTTTTatgaagttaaattaaatgaaccACCCAAATGAACCAATTCATTAAAATCATGATGCCTTGGACGGGATTACGTGTTATCCATCTGTCTGGATCATACTACTAAGTGTCTACACTAACCATGGCAGGGTGTCTGTTGCTCAGGGGCAGTCCTGGGTTGGAGTAGGCCTGAGGGAGACCCCCAATAGATCCACTGGATGTGGAGACGGCACCCAGTAGGCCGTGCACGTCAGCATGGGCTCCGGGAATTCCCGGGGACTGACCCACCGCATGACTTCGCAGCACATGAATGGCCTCCTCCAGCCGGTCTTCCATTTTGTTCTGCTGTGGAGAAAAATAATTCATATGTAACTTAAACTATACGTGAGTATATAATGCAAGTtattaacttaaagggttagttcacccagatagcaaatttatgtaattaataacttaccctgatgttgtttcaaacccgtaaaacctctgtttatctttggaacacagtttaagatattttagatttagtccgagagctctcagtccctccattgaagctgtgtgtacggtatactgtccatgtccagaaaggtaagaaaaacatcatcaaagtagtccatgtgacatcagagggtcagttagaatttttttgaagcatcgaaaatacattttggtccaaaaatagcaaaaacgacgactttattcagcattgtcttctcttccgtgtctgttgtgagagagagttcaaaacaaagcagtctggatatccagttcgcgaacgaatcattcagttcaccaaatcgaactgaatcgttttaaatggtttgcatctctaatacgcattaatccacaaattacttaagctgttaacttttttaatgtagctgacactccctctgagttaaaacaaaccaatatcccggagtaattcatgtactcaaacagtacactgactgaaatgctgtgaagagagaactgaagatgaacaccgagccaagccagataacgaacaaaacattgactcattcacgagtcaagaaccgtttctgtcagacgcgtccgattcgagaaccgaggagctgatgatactgcgcatgtgtgattcagcgtgaagcagactgacacacagagcgtctgaaccgaactggttctttaggtgattgattctgaactgattctgtgctagtgttatgagcccgcgcgggtaaactgaaggcttgaatcaagggcaatcatcgcaaatgacgccattacgtcgagcgcaaaagaaccggtgaaccggtttcttcaaccggtttattgaatcgaactgtccgaaagaactactggtgatccgaaaaccgatgcaaccggttcttgactcgtgaacgagtcagtcttttgttcgttatctggctcggctcggtgttcatcttcagttctctcttcacagcagttcagtcagtgtactgtttgagtacatgaattactccgggatattggtttgtttgaactcagaggaagtgtcagccacgttaaaaaagttaacagcttaagtcatttgtggattaatgcgtattagagatgcgaaccgtttaaaatgattcagttagatttggtgaactgaatgattcgttggcgaaccggatatccagactgctttgttttgaactctctcacacaacagacacggaagagaagacaatgctgaataaagccgtcgtttttgctatttttggaccaaaatgtattttcgatgcttcaaaaaattctaactgaccctctgatgtcacatggactactttgatgatgtttatcttacctttctggaaatggacagtataccgtacacacagcttcaatggagggactgagagctctcggactaaatctaaaatatcttaaactgtgttccaaagataaacggaggttttacgggtttgaaacaacatcagggtaagttattaattacataaatttgctatctgggtgaactaaccctttaatagaatAAATAGAACAGAAAGCACAGATAATTTGGGCACAGTGAGGCCAAAAGCATTCATTAAGACAGgtaaaaagtccaaaatataaataatataataatattagaacacaattttatttaataaatttagttTAAATAGAGCATTTTTTTTAGCATTGCTAACATTGCTAAAAGTGGTTGTAGGTCAGTTTTATTGTTAAAGGTGCAGTAgttcttggaaaatgctaactttaTAGCACCGAAAGCGAatgtcccaccctccctgcaatcgcCGTCCAAAGCCACAGAgcagaataccagagacaacattactacaacatcagcggttcccaattccagtcttCGTGCctcaattaaagctaaatagaaattgaaaaataaaataaattgtaaaaaaaataaaccttaaaataaaaaccaaCCATAAAAGCGAAATATTGttgttatataattaaaaaaataattttatacaaataattCTAAAATTACACTTGTATATTTGTCTAATTAAAGACTGAAGCTTGAGGCGTTTACATCGttgtaatattcaaaatgcatCTTTATAAACCTACCAGTGCATGTAGTCCACCCTCATAGTTAGGAGAAAGAGCAGCCTGGACAGAAGCTCTCGGCCACTGTGCTGCACCTGCTGAGGACAACATGATATAGACAGAGTGTGAAACATCTGAATCTGGTGTGCCACtatgacagcagatggcgctctagAGCTTCACATTCACACCTTAACCTACACAAAAGCCCATCAATCTAAAAAGAATGATTTATGACTCTTCAGGCTTATTCCTTTGCGTACCCGTTTTGGTCTTGGTACCTTTCAACACAAGCTGATCTAATGAACCAGATCCAGCTTTGACAGAATAAGACAGCTTATCTGACGTACTTGCAATGCCCTGAGGGGAGCCCACAGGAGTGGAAGGAGTGGAGAAGTTGTTGCTGTTGTGGTCCGAAGGATAGATCTGTCAATAAAAAACACATGGAACATGACTAAATGTGAAGCTCTCCTATGGCTAATAATAATTAATCCATAACCAAGGAATCACTGAAAGTCTTAATAATGCTATCCATCTTTTACTTCACACAGCCAAATGCTCTTTCATGGTGATTAATGAAAGCTCACTCACCGAAGCAAGAGCTTTTCCGATCTCATCACCTGAGCTGCTTGTGACTGAACCTCTGCTTGCTGTGGTAGAGAACGGGAGTACTTATTAACTTCATTCATTAAAACCAATGTCACAACTATTCAAGTGATCCATAATTTGCTATCAGCTAAAACTGTCCTTTCAAAGTCTGAATGGAAGATTGCAGTTTAAGTTCAGACTAGTCCAAGGCCAAAAATGATTTCACAAGAAGAAACAACTTCAAGGACCAATCTCAACCCAATTACAAGTTCATTTCACAACCTAGAGGACATTCAATTAAAAAGACGAAGGTAATTTACCCAAAATGCTGTCGGATCCATTCATGGAGGATGTGTGGCTATAAGCTGCGGAGCCCGAATGGAAACCATTCACGTCCGCTCCATGCAAGGGATAGTTCTGTGGAGATAAACACAGTTATTGGAACTTCTGAATTGAGTCACAATTTAAGGCCTTCTCTAAAACCTTTGAATTTTTCAGAAGGCATACCATTCTGTCTTGTGGATTTATTGCAGAGAATGAGCCTGGCTGACTGATGTGTGGCGAATTCCCCAGCATAGCCGTGTATCCCGATTGGCCTATGGATCCAGAGGGGGCCCAAGGGTCCGAAGAGGAGTGTAGACCCTCTGCGAACACAAAGGCAGATAGAAAGGATCAGTAACAATCAGCACAGTGGAAGTCTATTATAATCCAAAGCAACATCTGTCTATGTGCATGCTACTAATTTCAACATTGGGGTTTTAGATATGGAAAATTGCCCTATGTACATACCTTGCATGTAAAAAGATCCTGGGTACACAGAGCCAGGTTTGGAGCCTGGGTAGGCAGCACCATCACGGATATAGTCATCACCAGAGGTGGCGGCATAAACCTGCGTTTAGAAACAAGGTACATGAAGGACCTAAAGAAACACAACAATCATTATAACGGCCTTCATATGGACAAAATAACCCTAGCAAATCTGATATGGAGCCCATGAAACTGGCAAGTGCATCATACATTTCCGTACAAATGACGTGGATGAGTGTTTCCATAGT
This region includes:
- the LOC132131084 gene encoding transcription factor E2-alpha-like isoform X8, which translates into the protein MNEPHQRMATVGTDKELSDLLDFSAMFAPPVANGKNRPTTLASSQFSGSGMEERSSPWAAGDQNSPSFNQNYGEGSHYNEHDGLSSPFLGTGVSGKNERGPYSSFGGQPGFLPSDIAMPSSDAMSPSGLKSGSQFYQSYPSNPRRRPSDGSMEPQPKKIRKPPGLPSSVYAATSGDDYIRDGAAYPGSKPGSVYPGSFYMQEGLHSSSDPWAPSGSIGQSGYTAMLGNSPHISQPGSFSAINPQDRMNYPLHGADVNGFHSGSAAYSHTSSMNGSDSILASRGSVTSSSGDEIGKALASIYPSDHNSNNFSTPSTPVGSPQGIASAAQWPRASVQAALSPNYEGGLHALQNKMEDRLEEAIHVLRSHAVGQSPGIPGAHADVHGLLGAVSTSSGSIGGLPQAYSNPGLPLSNRHPAMAGSHQDDHACLPPSSTLLQSTHASDTPQPGGAPEGFSSLPGGLAPATHSSNKSDIKSEDKEEDENSSVADKSEEEKKESKPSRTRTSLDNEDDEDLPPELKVEREKERRVANNARERLRVRDINEAFKELGRMCQLHLSNDKPQTKLLILHQAVNVILNLEQQVRERNLNPKAACLKRREEEKVSGVVGDTQMQLSGPHPGLGGDGCM
- the LOC132131084 gene encoding transcription factor E2-alpha-like isoform X2 produces the protein MNEPHQRMATVGTDKELSDLLDFSAMFAPPVANGKNRPTTLASSQFSGSGMEERSSPWAAGDQNSPSFNQNYGEGSHYNEHDGLSSPFLGTGVSGKNERGPYSSFGGQPGFLPSDIAMPSSDAMSPSGLKSGSQFYQSYPSNPRRRPSDGSMEPQPKKIRKPPGLPSSVYAATSGDDYIRDGAAYPGSKPGSVYPGSFYMQEGLHSSSDPWAPSGSIGQSGYTAMLGNSPHISQPGSFSAINPQDRMNYPLHGADVNGFHSGSAAYSHTSSMNGSDSILASRGSVTSSSGDEIGKALASIYPSDHNSNNFSTPSTPVGSPQGIASAAQWPRASVQAALSPNYEGGLHALQNKMEDRLEEAIHVLRSHAVGQSPGIPGAHADVHGLLGAVSTSSGSIGGLPQAYSNPGLPLSNRHPAMAGSHQDDHACLPPSSTLLQSTHASDTPQPGGAPEGFSSLPGGLAPATHSSNKSDIKSEDKEEDENSSVADKSEEEKKESKPSRTRTRKEVFTHQVLSGLSDQGEDLDNEDDEDLPPELKVEREKERRVANNARERLRVRDINEAFKELGRMCQLHLSNDKPQTKLLILHQAVNVILNLEQQVRERNLNPKAACLKRREEEKVSGVVGDTQMQLSGPHPGLGGDGCM
- the LOC132131084 gene encoding transcription factor E2-alpha-like isoform X9 — protein: MNEPHQRMATVGTDKELSDLLDFSAMFAPPVANGKNRPTTLASSQFSGSGMEERSSPWAAGDQNSPSFNQNYGEGSHYNEHDGLSSPFLGTGVSGKNERGPYSSFGGQPGFLPSDIAMPSSDAMSPSGLKSGSQFYQSYPSNPRRRPSDGSMEPQPKKIRKPPGLPSSVYAATSGDDYIRDGAAYPGSKPGSVYPGSFYMQEGLHSSSDPWAPSGSIGQSGYTAMLGNSPHISQPGSFSAINPQDRMNYPLHGADVNGFHSGSAAYSHTSSMNGSDSILASRGSVTSSSGDEIGKALASIYPSDHNSNNFSTPSTPVGSPQGIASAAQWPRASVQAALSPNYEGGLHALNKMEDRLEEAIHVLRSHAVGQSPGIPGAHADVHGLLGAVSTSSGSIGGLPQAYSNPGLPLSNRHPAMAGSHQDDHACLPPSSTLLQSTHASDTPQPGGAPEGFSSLPGGLAPATHSSNKSDIKSEDKEEDENSSVADKSEEEKKESKPSRTRTSLDNEDDEDLPPELKVEREKERRVANNARERLRVRDINEAFKELGRMCQLHLSNDKPQTKLLILHQAVNVILNLEQQVRERNLNPKAACLKRREEEKVSGVVGDTQMQLSGPHPGLGGDGCM
- the LOC132131084 gene encoding transcription factor E2-alpha-like isoform X5, which translates into the protein MNEPHQRMATVGTDKELSDLLDFSAMFAPPVANGKNRPTTLASSQFSGSGMEERSSPWAAGDQNSPSFNQNYGEGSHYNEHDGLSSPFLGTGVSGKNERGPYSSFGGQPGFLPSDIAMPSSDAMSPSGLKSGSQFYQSYPSNPRRRPSDGSMEPQPKKIRKPPGLPSSVYAATSGDDYIRDGAAYPGSKPGSVYPGSFYMQEGLHSSSDPWAPSGSIGQSGYTAMLGNSPHISQPGSFSAINPQDRMNYPLHGADVNGFHSGSAAYSHTSSMNGSDSILASRGSVTSSSGDEIGKALASIYPSDHNSNNFSTPSTPVGSPQGIATGAAQWPRASVQAALSPNYEGGLHALQNKMEDRLEEAIHVLRSHAVGQSPGIPGAHADVHGLLGAVSTSSGSIGGLPQAYSNPGLPLSNRHPAMAGSHQDDHACLPPSSTLLQSTHASDTPQPGGAPEGFSSLPGGLAPATHSSNKSDIKSEDKEEDENSSVADKSEEEKKESKPSRTRTSLDNEDDEDLPPELKVEREKERRVANNARERLRVRDINEAFKELGRMCQLHLSNDKPQTKLLILHQAVNVILNLEQQVRERNLNPKAACLKRREEEKVSGVVGDTQMQLSGPHPGLGGDGCM
- the LOC132131084 gene encoding transcription factor E2-alpha-like isoform X4; amino-acid sequence: MNEPHQRMATVGTDKELSDLLDFSAMFAPPVANGKNRPTTLASSQFSGSGMEERSSPWAAGDQNSPSFNQNYGEGSHYNEHDGLSSPFLGTGVSGKNERGPYSSFGGQPGFLPSDIAMPSSDAMSPSGLKSGSQFYQSYPSNPRRRPSDGSMEPQPKKIRKPPGLPSSVYAATSGDDYIRDGAAYPGSKPGSVYPGSFYMQEGLHSSSDPWAPSGSIGQSGYTAMLGNSPHISQPGSFSAINPQDRMNYPLHGADVNGFHSGSAAYSHTSSMNGSDSILASRGSVTSSSGDEIGKALASIYPSDHNSNNFSTPSTPVGSPQGIASAAQWPRASVQAALSPNYEGGLHALNKMEDRLEEAIHVLRSHAVGQSPGIPGAHADVHGLLGAVSTSSGSIGGLPQAYSNPGLPLSNRHPAMAGSHQDDHACLPPSSTLLQSTHASDTPQPGGAPEGFSSLPGGLAPATHSSNKSDIKSEDKEEDENSSVADKSEEEKKESKPSRTRTRKEVFTHQVLSGLSDQGEDLDNEDDEDLPPELKVEREKERRVANNARERLRVRDINEAFKELGRMCQLHLSNDKPQTKLLILHQAVNVILNLEQQVRERNLNPKAACLKRREEEKVSGVVGDTQMQLSGPHPGLGGDGCM
- the LOC132131084 gene encoding transcription factor E2-alpha-like isoform X6 → MFAPPVANGKNRPTTLASSQFSGSGMEERSSPWAAGDQNSPSFNQNYGEGSHYNEHDGLSSPFLGTGVSGKNERGPYSSFGGQPGFLPSDIAMPSSDAMSPSGLKSGSQFYQSYPSNPRRRPSDGSMEPQPKKIRKPPGLPSSVYAATSGDDYIRDGAAYPGSKPGSVYPGSFYMQEGLHSSSDPWAPSGSIGQSGYTAMLGNSPHISQPGSFSAINPQDRMNYPLHGADVNGFHSGSAAYSHTSSMNGSDSILASRGSVTSSSGDEIGKALASIYPSDHNSNNFSTPSTPVGSPQGIATGAAQWPRASVQAALSPNYEGGLHALQNKMEDRLEEAIHVLRSHAVGQSPGIPGAHADVHGLLGAVSTSSGSIGGLPQAYSNPGLPLSNRHPAMAGSHQDDHACLPPSSTLLQSTHASDTPQPGGAPEGFSSLPGGLAPATHSSNKSDIKSEDKEEDENSSVADKSEEEKKESKPSRTRTRKEVFTHQVLSGLSDQGEDLDNEDDEDLPPELKVEREKERRVANNARERLRVRDINEAFKELGRMCQLHLSNDKPQTKLLILHQAVNVILNLEQQVRERNLNPKAACLKRREEEKVSGVVGDTQMQLSGPHPGLGGDGCM
- the LOC132131084 gene encoding transcription factor E2-alpha-like isoform X3; translation: MNEPHQRMATVGTDKELSDLLDFSAMFAPPVANGKNRPTTLASSQFSGSGMEERSSPWAAGDQNSPSFNQNYGEGSHYNEHDGLSSPFLGTGVSGKNERGPYSSFGGQPGFLPSDIAMPSSDAMSPSGLKSGSQFYQSYPSNPRRRPSDGSMEPQPKKIRKPPGLPSSVYAATSGDDYIRDGAAYPGSKPGSVYPGSFYMQEGLHSSSDPWAPSGSIGQSGYTAMLGNSPHISQPGSFSAINPQDRMNYPLHGADVNGFHSGSAAYSHTSSMNGSDSILASRGSVTSSSGDEIGKALASIYPSDHNSNNFSTPSTPVGSPQGIATGAAQWPRASVQAALSPNYEGGLHALNKMEDRLEEAIHVLRSHAVGQSPGIPGAHADVHGLLGAVSTSSGSIGGLPQAYSNPGLPLSNRHPAMAGSHQDDHACLPPSSTLLQSTHASDTPQPGGAPEGFSSLPGGLAPATHSSNKSDIKSEDKEEDENSSVADKSEEEKKESKPSRTRTRKEVFTHQVLSGLSDQGEDLDNEDDEDLPPELKVEREKERRVANNARERLRVRDINEAFKELGRMCQLHLSNDKPQTKLLILHQAVNVILNLEQQVRERNLNPKAACLKRREEEKVSGVVGDTQMQLSGPHPGLGGDGCM